In Nitrosopumilus sp., one DNA window encodes the following:
- a CDS encoding M20/M25/M40 family metallo-hydrolase translates to MDTNFTVTPRFAVKMLEKALRLYTPSLSEKPMAEFLADKCDDLGFEDIQIDEVGNIIAKKGSGSPKIMLCGHMDVVPGKVKVRKEGDALYGRGASDAKAPLMAMLFAAASIQNNNGTVFFVGAVDEEGNATGIKNLVKKEMGIDYAVFGEPSGIKQVTIAYKGRLAINLKISVDDSSHASAPWLSKNAIQESMIFVKELKERLEMNQEGKSKGMLLTITMTEIKGGTSHNVTPKDCETTFDIRIPVDMNCKTIEQKIATLVKEIAQEREVEAFYSILDETEPFEASHTSPLVRAFTLGIMEAEHSRPTLIRKTGTGDMNVLGNQWNIPVVTYGPGDPHEAHTIDEKVSIDEYLRGIEILKKTLQHLKRLHDRNIQ, encoded by the coding sequence TTGGACACAAATTTTACAGTTACACCAAGATTTGCAGTTAAGATGCTTGAAAAAGCATTAAGACTTTACACACCATCTCTTAGTGAAAAACCAATGGCGGAATTTTTAGCTGACAAATGTGATGATTTAGGGTTTGAAGATATTCAAATTGATGAAGTAGGAAATATAATTGCAAAAAAAGGTTCTGGATCACCAAAGATCATGTTATGTGGACATATGGATGTAGTTCCAGGAAAAGTCAAAGTAAGAAAAGAGGGAGATGCTCTTTATGGGCGTGGTGCATCAGATGCAAAGGCACCATTGATGGCAATGTTATTTGCTGCAGCATCAATTCAAAATAACAACGGAACAGTATTTTTTGTAGGAGCTGTAGATGAAGAAGGGAACGCCACAGGAATTAAAAATCTTGTAAAAAAAGAGATGGGTATTGATTATGCAGTTTTTGGAGAGCCAAGTGGAATTAAACAAGTTACAATCGCGTATAAAGGAAGATTAGCAATTAATCTTAAAATCAGTGTAGATGATAGTTCTCATGCAAGTGCACCGTGGCTTTCAAAAAATGCAATTCAAGAATCGATGATTTTTGTAAAAGAACTCAAAGAAAGATTAGAGATGAATCAAGAAGGTAAATCCAAAGGGATGCTACTTACTATAACAATGACAGAAATTAAAGGTGGAACAAGTCATAATGTAACACCAAAAGATTGTGAGACCACATTTGACATTAGAATTCCAGTAGATATGAACTGTAAAACTATTGAACAAAAAATTGCTACACTAGTAAAAGAAATTGCCCAAGAAAGAGAAGTTGAGGCATTCTACTCAATTCTTGATGAGACAGAGCCATTTGAGGCATCTCATACTTCACCATTAGTAAGAGCATTTACTCTTGGAATTATGGAAGCAGAGCACTCAAGACCAACCCTAATTAGAAAAACAGGTACAGGAGACATGAATGTTTTAGGCAATCAATGGAATATTCCAGTGGTTACATATGGTCCAGGTGATCCACATGAAGCACATACAATTGATGAGAAAGTCTCAATTGATGAATATTTAAGAGGTATAGAAATTCTCAAAAAGACCCTACAGCATTTAAAAAGACTTCACGACAGAAATATTCAGTAA
- the lysX gene encoding lysine biosynthesis protein LysX, producing MSPDVTILYDTIRWEEKALLEAGKKKNINIQMVDCKKLALDLEKKPEDYGVVIQRCVSYYRNLHSTAALEGLGVKVINCLNTGVFAGNKLFTHMLLKKFGVPTPDATVAFSKESALEALQTQGFPRVIKPTVGSWGRLISKLNDTDSADGILESRENMYPIYQIHYLEEFVQRPPRDIRAIMVGDKIIAAIYRISKHWKTNMALGGTAEPCKITQEMEEMCIKAKQAVQGDIVGVDLMESDEKGLVVHEVNNTTEYKNTVRVCGVDIPSAMLDYARKIDK from the coding sequence GTGAGTCCTGACGTTACTATTCTTTACGATACCATCCGTTGGGAAGAAAAAGCCCTGTTAGAAGCAGGTAAAAAAAAGAACATCAACATACAGATGGTTGATTGTAAGAAGTTAGCATTAGATTTAGAAAAAAAACCCGAGGATTATGGGGTAGTCATTCAGAGATGTGTAAGTTATTACAGAAATCTTCATTCAACTGCAGCACTTGAAGGACTTGGTGTTAAAGTGATCAATTGCCTTAACACGGGTGTTTTTGCAGGAAATAAATTATTTACACATATGTTATTAAAAAAATTTGGAGTTCCAACACCTGATGCAACTGTTGCGTTTTCAAAAGAATCAGCATTGGAAGCTTTGCAAACTCAAGGATTTCCAAGAGTCATCAAACCAACAGTCGGTAGTTGGGGAAGATTAATTTCAAAATTAAACGATACGGATTCTGCAGATGGAATTCTTGAGAGCAGAGAAAATATGTATCCAATTTATCAGATTCACTACTTAGAAGAGTTTGTACAAAGACCACCAAGAGACATTAGAGCAATAATGGTAGGAGATAAAATAATTGCAGCAATTTATAGAATTTCAAAACATTGGAAAACTAACATGGCACTTGGAGGAACAGCCGAACCATGCAAAATAACACAAGAAATGGAAGAAATGTGTATAAAGGCAAAACAAGCAGTTCAAGGAGATATCGTAGGTGTAGATTTAATGGAAAGTGATGAGAAAGGACTAGTTGTCCACGAGGTCAACAATACAACAGAATACAAGAACACTGTAAGAGTATGTGGAGTAGACATCCCATCAGCAATGCTTGATTATGCACGGAAGATAGACAAATAA
- the lysW/argW gene encoding alpha-aminoadipate/glutamate carrier protein LysW/ArgW yields the protein MSKCEECDADISVPSDALEGEIVTCPECGASFELEKKSDGFQLKPAQTVGEDWGQ from the coding sequence ATGTCAAAATGTGAAGAATGTGATGCAGACATTTCTGTTCCAAGTGATGCACTTGAGGGGGAAATTGTAACATGTCCGGAATGTGGCGCAAGTTTTGAATTAGAAAAAAAATCAGACGGTTTCCAACTAAAGCCTGCCCAAACGGTTGGCGAGGATTGGGGACAGTGA
- a CDS encoding PEFG-CTERM sorting domain-containing protein: protein MTKVTILTFLMTSVLLTTAFSQVVSAESYQDKVDFASSLEETLGHFWALEQNLDDKNAELALIHATHPISELYDSMKPTLKASDSNLDAQVQKTLMELKDKVNTKVTRAQAQQAIDDAKGVIAIARSTVVGDELSKETAFKTELMKVLLETSIAEYGEAVSDGVIAEMAEFQDGSAFVWRSQQIFSEIKPDIDSHMAEEIDEFYIDLWAAYDAKADPLQVENIVKSIIHELDEVLGVEDEGNNLLDYVKNIRELLEQTKLEYGNGNTDLALSLATKAYLDNFEFLEAPLIELDQKELMEEVEIMLREDLRNMIKDKESISKVNSQVDVILEKIDTVATVVPEFGTVAMMVLMVAIISIVVITARSRISLRV, encoded by the coding sequence ATGACAAAAGTTACAATATTGACATTTCTGATGACTTCTGTTCTTCTCACTACTGCTTTTTCACAAGTAGTTTCTGCAGAATCCTATCAAGACAAAGTCGACTTTGCTTCTTCCCTTGAGGAAACACTTGGGCATTTTTGGGCATTAGAACAAAATCTTGATGATAAAAATGCGGAACTTGCGTTAATTCATGCAACACATCCAATTTCAGAGCTGTATGATTCAATGAAACCTACACTAAAGGCATCAGATTCTAACCTTGATGCTCAAGTTCAAAAAACATTGATGGAACTAAAAGATAAGGTAAACACCAAGGTAACACGTGCACAGGCTCAGCAAGCGATTGATGATGCAAAAGGCGTAATTGCAATAGCACGTTCAACTGTTGTTGGAGATGAATTGAGTAAAGAAACGGCATTTAAGACTGAATTAATGAAAGTCTTACTTGAAACATCGATAGCAGAGTATGGCGAGGCAGTATCTGATGGAGTCATCGCCGAAATGGCTGAATTCCAGGATGGTTCTGCATTTGTATGGAGATCACAACAGATTTTCAGCGAAATAAAACCAGATATTGACTCACACATGGCCGAAGAGATTGATGAATTTTACATAGATCTTTGGGCAGCATATGATGCAAAAGCAGATCCTTTGCAAGTTGAAAATATAGTGAAGAGTATAATTCATGAACTTGATGAAGTCTTAGGTGTTGAAGATGAAGGAAACAATCTATTAGATTATGTCAAAAACATAAGAGAACTACTTGAGCAAACAAAACTAGAGTATGGTAATGGTAATACGGACTTGGCACTAAGCCTTGCTACAAAAGCATATCTTGATAACTTTGAATTTCTCGAAGCTCCTCTCATTGAATTAGACCAAAAAGAACTGATGGAGGAAGTAGAAATCATGTTAAGAGAAGATCTCCGAAATATGATTAAAGACAAGGAATCCATCTCTAAAGTTAATTCACAAGTGGATGTAATTCTTGAAAAAATTGATACTGTTGCAACAGTTGTCCCAGAATTTGGTACTGTTGCAATGATGGTATTGATGGTTGCGATTATAAGCATTGTTGTAATTACTGCAAGATCTAGAATCAGTCTAAGAGTTTAG